In Methylomonas sp. MK1, the genomic stretch ACAGCGCTTTACCCTGGACATTAATAGCGTTACCGGCGCGATTTCTAATTTTCAAATCGCCCAAACCCTGAAATTTAGTAAAGGCGGTTCCGCGCTGAACGGTATTGCGCCAAACCCTACCAGTAATTTGGGTAATGCCTTTGACCCTGAAGGCGTTGTGATCCACCCCAAAAACGGTAACTTGTTGGTGTCCGACGAATACGGTCCTTCGCTGTATGAGATCGATCGCAATACTGGCGCGGTAGTGAAAACCTATACGACTCCAACCAATCTGGTGCCGCGCAACGGTACAACTAATGTTCCAAACTATGCGGGCGGCGATCCAGAACCGAATACTGCCGGCAAACGCACCAATCGCGGCTTCGAAGGCCTGGCGATCAGTCCTGACGGCAAATTTGCGTTTGCAATGTTGCAAAGTGCAATGTTGGACGAAGGTGCCGGCAACGGTTCGGTGAGTCGGATTGTAAAATTCGATACGGCTACTGGCGAAGCGGTGGCTCAATATGCCTACCAAATGAAGCGTTCCGGTCAAGGACAGGGCGCATCGGCCTTGGTAGCGATCAACGACCATGAGTTCTTCGTACTAGAGCGTAACAACCGTGGCGTCGGTGTTGGTGCTACTTTTGCCGGTGCAGACAAAGAAGTTTATAAAATTGATTTGAACGGCGCGACCGATGTTAGTGGCATCGATTTGGACGCAGTTGGTGCTGTTTACAGCAAAGTTAGCAAATCCGCGCAATTTCTGGATCTTGATGCCAACACCTTGGCAGCTCTTGGCAACAAATCACCTGAGAAGTGGGAAGGCTTGGCAATTGGCCCGAAACTGGCTGACGGCAGTTATTTGATGCTGGCCGGCACCGATAACGATTACAGCGTTACCCAAAACGGCACCGGCACGCAGTTCGATGTGTATTTCCGTTTCAGCGACGCCGATCCATATGCAACATCGATTCAATGTCCGCTTGGTCAAACCAGCGGCTGTTCGGCAACGTTGACCAGTGAGTATCAGTTGCTGCCAGGTGTATTGCATGCTTATAAAGTCTCCGCAGCCGATTTGTCCGGTTATGTAGCCCCGGTGCCAGTGCCCGCTGCTGCCTGGTTGTTCGGTACCGGTCTGATTGGCGCGTTGGGTTTGGGTAGAACACGCAAAGCCTAAGTAGCCGTCATCCTCCTTGCCGGTTTGGCAAGGAGGATTTTGCCTGCCCGCGACGATGCCGCTATAATCCAGCCATCATGCATTATTCAAACCGCAATCATTTCTTTAAGCACCTATGGCAATGGGCTTTGTCTATCGCCGTGGTGTTTGCGTTTTTCTAAACAATCAAGCAACCGCGGGTCTTGCCGCAGTTGCTTCGACATTTGCCTAAGGCCCGCACCAAACCAGGAGGCCTAATGGCAACGACTACATCTACTGCATTATCCAACCGCAACCGCTTGTTGGGCTTTGGCCTGGCGACTTTGGCGGCTATCGGTTTTTCCGGCAAAGCCATCTTGGTAAAACTGGCGTATTACCAGCCTGTGGATGCTGTAACTTTATTGGCTTTGCGCATGTTGTTTTCCGCGCCGTTTTTTCTAATCGTTGCCTGGCGGCATGCCGGCCGGAAGGATCTGACGCCGTTAACGGGTAGAGACTATCTGGCGCTGCTGATCTTGGGCTTGCTGGGTTATTACCTGTCCAGCTTGTTCGATTTTATCGGTCTGCAATACATCTCCGCAGGGCTGGAGCGGCTGATTCTGTTCCTGTATCCGACCATGGTCGTGGTGTTGTCGGCATTGCTGTTGGGAAAACCGTTTGGCCGCAAGGAAGTCGTCGCGCTAGTGCTCAGTTACGCCGGCATCGGTGTGGTGTTTTTGGATGAGATCAATATCCAATCGGAACATTTGTTGTTGGGCGCCGGTTTTGTATTTGCCAGTA encodes the following:
- a CDS encoding DMT family transporter, which encodes MATTTSTALSNRNRLLGFGLATLAAIGFSGKAILVKLAYYQPVDAVTLLALRMLFSAPFFLIVAWRHAGRKDLTPLTGRDYLALLILGLLGYYLSSLFDFIGLQYISAGLERLILFLYPTMVVVLSALLLGKPFGRKEVVALVLSYAGIGVVFLDEINIQSEHLLLGAGFVFASTLTYAAYLIGTGETVVRIGASRFTAYAMLVACAATLMQFLLTHPPAALLLPMRVYQLSLLMAIFSTVLPVFMLSAAIKIIGSSHTSLIGSLGPVATLFMASYVLGEELTLAQIGGAVLVMVGVLSLSLR
- a CDS encoding esterase-like activity of phytase family protein; the protein is MRLKPTFLLAGLLLADTALATPTFVNGLAISGDTLDLSSNLANSFDRRVGFFSDIYYDTNRNEWWGLSDRGPGGGLLNYETRVQRFTLDINSVTGAISNFQIAQTLKFSKGGSALNGIAPNPTSNLGNAFDPEGVVIHPKNGNLLVSDEYGPSLYEIDRNTGAVVKTYTTPTNLVPRNGTTNVPNYAGGDPEPNTAGKRTNRGFEGLAISPDGKFAFAMLQSAMLDEGAGNGSVSRIVKFDTATGEAVAQYAYQMKRSGQGQGASALVAINDHEFFVLERNNRGVGVGATFAGADKEVYKIDLNGATDVSGIDLDAVGAVYSKVSKSAQFLDLDANTLAALGNKSPEKWEGLAIGPKLADGSYLMLAGTDNDYSVTQNGTGTQFDVYFRFSDADPYATSIQCPLGQTSGCSATLTSEYQLLPGVLHAYKVSAADLSGYVAPVPVPAAAWLFGTGLIGALGLGRTRKA